Proteins from a genomic interval of Pantoea deleyi:
- a CDS encoding type III secretion system HrpP C-terminal domain-containing protein: MTALPHNPQHHSAPPARPEAPRRSPQSGSSDATRSGPPSRTDPVREERSLFDALLLTPGEPPPPLILPWEGSSSFGSQLPADPASSASPVRAWQQLEPPLCGMVDAQPAGPVSMTLLLPLLGEVDARLSPFAAGWDISLRFTPPAMNMMAAHEARCRASLRRRLACPVRLRFEQRGGPA; encoded by the coding sequence ATGACAGCGTTACCGCATAACCCGCAACATCATTCAGCGCCGCCCGCCCGCCCGGAGGCGCCGCGCCGTTCGCCGCAGAGCGGCTCGTCAGACGCCACGCGATCCGGGCCGCCCTCCCGCACCGACCCCGTGCGCGAAGAGCGTTCGCTGTTTGACGCCCTGCTGCTCACCCCCGGCGAACCGCCACCGCCCCTTATCCTGCCGTGGGAAGGATCCTCCTCTTTTGGGTCGCAGTTACCCGCTGATCCTGCATCTTCTGCCTCGCCGGTCAGAGCCTGGCAGCAGCTGGAGCCGCCGCTGTGCGGCATGGTGGATGCGCAGCCGGCCGGGCCGGTTTCGATGACGCTTCTGCTGCCGCTGCTGGGCGAAGTGGATGCCCGCCTGTCGCCGTTTGCCGCAGGCTGGGATATCAGCCTGCGCTTTACGCCGCCCGCGATGAACATGATGGCCGCCCATGAGGCGCGCTGCCGGGCGTCACTGCGCCGCCGCCTGGCCTGCCCGGTGCGCCTGCGCTTTGAACAGCGGGGAGGCCCGGCATGA
- a CDS encoding FliM/FliN family flagellar motor switch protein — MKPLLLRTLPREEARLRQRIGHGLGYPFTLAGEDGELQLRLFEAGERPPVQNFACRAGRLAVTGSEALLSLFSACPLLPEPGACAEWYWPLFNQHLSPALRALFGDLTPQDAACEPADGMCLAMCVTLGEAQAQSQLRLAPATLAALLNQPGWTPLSAPLHSALPLSLPIDLGAVSFAPSQLRTLRPGDLIFPATSYFFPTGRGELRLAQWHLEGELLFGEGHPARFLITRLENSYMNVTPEENMPADTPRPDEGLTETVAPGSSPFDALPLALTVRCGHLRLTLGELNRLDVGSTVTVENVVPGEALLCHGEFPLAKGELVDVEGRLGLQITHMLPGVASVGDVNR, encoded by the coding sequence ATGAAACCCCTGCTGCTGCGGACACTGCCGCGTGAGGAGGCCAGGCTGCGCCAGCGTATCGGCCACGGTCTGGGTTACCCTTTTACCCTGGCGGGCGAAGATGGTGAGCTTCAGCTGCGGCTGTTCGAGGCTGGCGAGCGGCCACCGGTGCAGAACTTTGCCTGCCGGGCGGGACGGCTAGCCGTGACCGGAAGCGAAGCGCTGCTGAGCCTCTTTTCCGCCTGCCCGCTGCTGCCCGAACCCGGCGCGTGCGCAGAGTGGTACTGGCCGCTCTTCAACCAGCATCTCAGCCCGGCGCTGCGCGCACTGTTTGGCGACCTGACCCCGCAGGACGCGGCCTGCGAGCCGGCTGACGGGATGTGCCTGGCGATGTGCGTCACGCTTGGCGAGGCGCAGGCGCAGAGTCAGTTACGACTTGCGCCCGCCACCCTGGCGGCGCTGTTAAACCAGCCTGGCTGGACGCCGCTCTCTGCACCGCTGCACAGCGCCCTGCCGCTTTCGCTGCCCATCGATCTGGGTGCGGTGTCGTTTGCCCCCTCGCAGTTACGCACGCTCCGCCCCGGGGACCTGATTTTCCCTGCTACCTCGTATTTTTTCCCGACCGGTCGCGGCGAGCTTCGCCTTGCGCAGTGGCACCTTGAGGGCGAATTGCTGTTCGGGGAGGGGCATCCTGCCCGTTTTCTTATTACCCGTCTGGAGAATAGTTACATGAATGTGACCCCCGAAGAGAATATGCCTGCCGATACCCCCCGACCGGATGAGGGCCTGACTGAAACAGTGGCGCCGGGATCATCGCCTTTCGATGCGCTGCCGCTGGCCTTAACCGTGCGCTGCGGTCACCTCAGGCTGACACTGGGGGAGCTGAATCGTCTGGATGTCGGCTCGACGGTAACGGTCGAGAATGTCGTGCCCGGTGAAGCGCTGCTGTGCCACGGTGAATTTCCGCTGGCGAAAGGCGAGCTGGTCGATGTCGAGGGACGTCTGGGGCTGCAGATCACTCATATGCTGCCGGGCGTGGCGAGCGTCGGAGATGTGAACAGGTGA
- the sctR gene encoding type III secretion system export apparatus subunit SctR, with amino-acid sequence MEMGPLNPIMLALFLGALALLPMMLIICTSFLKITMVLQLTRNAMGVQQVPPTMALNGIALAATLFIMAPVFSDITDRLKAIPVDFSTMERLEYTTANGIEPLKAFMHKNTDPDIVIHLQENAQRMWPERMASSVTPDNMLLIIPAFVLSELQNGFKIGFLIFIPFIVVDLIVSNILLALGMQMVSPMTVSLPLKILLFVLISGWTRLLDGLFYSYL; translated from the coding sequence ATGGAGATGGGGCCGCTCAATCCGATCATGCTGGCGCTGTTTCTCGGCGCGCTGGCGCTGCTGCCGATGATGCTCATTATCTGTACCAGCTTTCTGAAGATTACGATGGTGCTGCAGTTAACGCGCAACGCGATGGGCGTACAGCAGGTGCCGCCGACGATGGCGCTCAACGGCATAGCCCTGGCGGCCACGCTGTTTATTATGGCACCGGTCTTCAGCGATATCACCGACCGGCTGAAGGCGATCCCGGTCGATTTCAGCACGATGGAGCGGCTCGAATATACCACCGCTAACGGTATCGAACCGCTGAAAGCCTTTATGCATAAAAATACCGATCCGGACATCGTTATCCATCTGCAGGAAAATGCCCAGCGGATGTGGCCAGAAAGAATGGCAAGTTCGGTCACGCCGGACAATATGCTGCTCATCATCCCGGCCTTCGTGCTGTCGGAGCTGCAGAACGGTTTCAAAATCGGCTTCCTGATCTTTATCCCCTTTATCGTCGTTGATCTGATCGTCTCGAATATCCTGCTGGCACTCGGGATGCAGATGGTGTCGCCGATGACCGTTTCGCTGCCGCTGAAGATCCTGCTGTTTGTGCTTATCAGCGGCTGGACGCGGCTGCTCGACGGCCTGTTCTACAGCTATTTATGA
- the sctS gene encoding type III secretion system export apparatus subunit SctS → MDILTLFRQGLLLVVILSAPPLLVAVIAGVIISLVQAAMQLQDQTLPFCIKLVAVGLTLALTGRWVGVELMELAQAAFAMMSTVRY, encoded by the coding sequence ATGGATATTCTGACGCTGTTCCGCCAGGGGTTACTGCTGGTGGTCATCCTCTCCGCGCCGCCGCTGCTGGTGGCGGTGATCGCCGGCGTGATTATTTCGCTGGTTCAGGCCGCGATGCAGCTGCAGGATCAGACCCTGCCGTTCTGCATCAAGCTTGTCGCGGTCGGCCTGACGCTGGCGCTTACCGGGCGCTGGGTCGGGGTTGAACTGATGGAACTGGCGCAGGCGGCGTTCGCCATGATGTCAACGGTCAGATACTGA